The Bacillaceae bacterium IKA-2 DNA window TCAACATGATCTTTTCCTGGACCATGACAGCTTTCACAACTGATTTCTACAGTAGTAATGAAAGTGTCTCTTAAATCTTCACGCTCTCCGTTAATAAACTCGTCTTTCGCTTCCGCCCAAGCATCTGGATTAAATCCAGTTGTATGACAGCCAATACACTGTTCTTGCCATGAACGCCAAGTACCATACGTTCTAATATCATCCTCAGCGTGTAATTCTAAGTATAAGAAATTATACCCAGCACGCTCTAGATTTCCTTCAAATTGAACCGTTGTTGATTTATCTATGTTCCAGCTAATACCACCATTTTCAGTAGTTGATAAATAAGCCTCCTGAGGTGAACCGTCATAGTAAACCATGTAACGCTGCTTACGGATGCTACCTACTGTATAATCGACTTCCTCTAACTCATACTTTTTAGTACTAAGGTAAATAGTATCCTTATCTTTTTGATCCAGGATTAAGTAGGAATCCATTTCATCCCATTTCTCGGGAACCCAGTCCCAAACAAGCTCTCCTCCCCCAAGATTGGGGCCCTTTGCTGTTTTTTTCGTGTGCCAAGATGTTTCCCATTTTTCAGTATGATCATCGTGACAATCGGCACATTTGTCAGGACCAACAAATTTATCATAATATGATAAATCTGCTGCAACTACTGGGGATGGAACCGCAGTATCTTTAGAAGAACACCCTGAAACAATTATTGCCATAGCTATAAAGAACACTGCATAAACTAGCAATCGACTTTTCTTCATTTTTTTTCCTCCTTATTAGTTTTCCATTGTTTGAAATTAAACTCGAAATACTTTGCATCTCTTGTTACTCATATTTTCACATATTCTCACACATTCCGTTATCAGCGAAATTCATATTTCATTGTCTTTAAACCCTGATTTAAATAGTCTGATATAGATAAATAACCTTACTCCATGTAGGGTATTTACCTGACACCCGTCTAAACATCATCGACGATTGAAACAGAAACATCTAAACAAAAAGAAAAAAGCCAAGGGAACATCCCCTGACTTTTTTACTCATTTATCGATATTAAGCCTTGACTAGCCGCGTAACGGACTAGTTCAGATCTCTTTTTCATATTTAATTTGTCTGAAATTCTCGACTTATGTGTTTCAATTGTTTTCACACTAACAAATAATTCGTCTGCTATTTCTTGATAGGTAAAACCGAGTGCCACATATTTCAAAACTTCCATTTCTCTAGCACTTAATGGGCACTCATTAGCCTTATCTTTTGCATTATCTGTTTCTGCAAAACTTTTAAACAAAAAACTAGACATTGTCGGATAAATATAAGTTTCACCTTGAAGCACTGCCTTTATTGCAGATATTAATTCCGTATCTACTGCCTTCTTTAATACATATCCAGAAGCGCCAGCTTTTAGCGCCTTTTTTAAATAATCTTCTTCTGAAAACATTGTCAGCATGACTATTTTTATAAAAGGGAATTTTTCTTTGATTTGCTTCGTTGCCTCAATTCCTCCGATCCCTGGCATTGAGATATCCATTAAAATCAAATCTGGTTTCCATTTTTCCGCATTTTTAATAGCTTCCTCACCGCAAGAGACCGTACCAACTATATCCCATTCCTCTACTTTAGAAAGCAGTAATTTAATACCTGATAATAAAACACCATGGTCATCAGCTATCATTATTTTCGGTTTCACTTAAATCCTCCTCCCCAATCCAAATATCCTGCACATATATTGTCGTGCCAATTCCTTTATTAGACTCTATTACAAGCTTTCCGCCAATAGACTCAATCCGTTCCTGCATTCCTTTTAACCCTAAATGATCTTTTGTCAGATCAGCATTCAAAATTTGTTTTGCATCAAATCCCTTGCCATCATCCTCAATAATAACTGTCGCTATTCCTTTAGCGTATTTTAAAATGATGCTAATATTGTCCGCCTCAGCATGCCTTGCTGCATTCGTTAAAGCCTCTTGAATAACACGATAGATGGTAACTTCTATCAATGAAGATAATCGCAAACGATTTAAGCCAATCACTTGAATATCGATATCAATCTCATATTTTTTCATGTACTCAATGCCATATTTTTTAATTGCGGGTATTAGACCAAGATCATCTAATACGCTTGGTCTTAGTGACCATGATATATAATGAATTTCATCTAACGTTTGTTGGGTAACTTCTTTGATTTCAGCTATTTTTTGTTTCATCTCTTTACTTATCTCATGCTCGTGTAATAACGATAAACCAACGATAATAGAGGTGATTGATTGACTTGTTTCATCGTGTAATTCTCTTGCAATTCGTTTTCGCTCTTCTTCTTGGGCCGTTATTACTCGATCAAGTAACTTTAGTCTAAGTTGCTCTTTGTATTTAATTTCCTTCCAAAGTTGAACATTTTCAGCTATTACTGATAACTGCCTAGCAAATGAAGTCATAAACTTCAATGTTGTATCATCTGCTTTGTTTTCAAAACAACCTTTAATATAGCCAATATTTTTTTGATTTGCTTCAATAGGTATAGTAAAATGATTAAGCCTAATACACTCAGTCTCGTAATCATCACTACAAATTTGACAGCGTTGATTCCTTTTAAAAGTCGTAATTTTTTCATCACTTAGTTCAATTTCAATTGTACAACTATTCATATCTAGTTCATCGATAAGACGTTCCGTAGCATTTTCAAGATGCTTTTCGAAATTTTTAATATCAGCGGACCCAACTGCAAGCTGATGTAATAACTCAAGTTCACTATTTCGCATTTGTAATACTTTTAAATAGTGATTATTCTCTTCTTTTTTTATTTTTAAACGTGTAATCATTGTATTGAATTCTCTAGCCAGTAAACCAATTTCATCTTTAGAATCAATTTCAACATGACATTCTAAATTTCCTGTTCCTACCTGCTTACTTATATTCATAATATGAGTTAAATCTCGATACATATATTTCGTTAAGAAAAAAGCAATAATAAATCCAAGTAATCCGATGAAAACTGTTGATAAAATAATCGTAAAGGTTACATCATCTATCGTTCGATAAATTTGCTTTTCATTTAAACCAACGCGAATAAAGCCTGCTTCACCACCTAAAATAGGTGAAACGACATCATGAATGACTCCTACTTCCGAGTTTAAGAATTCTAGCTGTTGAGTATCATCTCCCCATTCATTTCCTTCTAATACATTTGCTTTCAATAAATCTTCTGAAACTTTAAAATCTTGCCCAAATGTATGGATAATTATTTCTAAGTTTTGGTCGACTACAAAAATATATTCGATGTCTGGGTTATTTTGGATTGTGTCTAGCAATAAATTATGAAGATTATAAATGTCTTTCAAAATTGTAAAATCAACGCTACGAGAACTTAAATCACTTGAAATAGAAATCGCTCGCCTATCTAGTGTGAGTGATAAACTAAATTGGACAGTTTCCGCCAGATAAGAATGAACACTTATTTTCCAGGAGGAAGGGTAGCACTTCTATAGGTGATGGACCGTAGGGCCATCACCTATAGAAACAATTTCCTTTTCTCTATAAATTTAAAATAAGACCAAGACACTGTATGATGATAAGTAGTTTCTTAGATTTTCAACAGTGTGGAGGAAAAAGGTGGATAAGTGGCAAATGTATATGGAAATTCAGCAATTACTAAAGCAAGGATTCAGTAAATCGAAAGTAGCTGGAAAGTTAGGGGTTTCAAGAACAACGGTTTATCGCTATTTAAAAAGTACGCCAAGTGACATGAGTGAATGGGTGGTTCAACTTGAAAGTAGAAGAAAAAAGCTAGACCCATTCAAAGAATTGATCCTTTCGTGGTTGTATTCACATCCTGATATGACAGCTGCCCAGGTTTATGATTGGCTACAAGAAAAGAAACAGGTAAAAGATGTTTCTGAAAGTACAGTAAGAGCCTATGTAAGAGAGTTACGACTATCATATGATATTTCTAAAGAAACAACTATGCGTGATTATGAAGCCGTGGCAGAGTTACCGATGGGCGAACAAATTCAAGTAGATTTTGGACAAACAGTTCAAAAGACAATCGTGGGAAAAACGGTCAGACTTTATTTCATAGCTTTTGTTCTATCCCACTCTAGATACAAATACAAAGAATGGGTGGATCGGCCTTTCACCACCAAAGATGTTATACGTACCCATGAAAATGCCTTTCAATATTTTGCTGGAATTCCTAGGGAACTCGTTTATGATCAAGATGCGCTTCTTGTCGTTAGCGAAAATGGAGGTGATTTAATTCTAACAAAAGAGTTTCAAGCGTACAAAGAAGATCGGAAGTTAACGATTTGGGTTTGTCGTAAAGCAGATCCAGAGACAAAGGGAAAAATTGAAAATATGGTAGGTTTTGTGAAAGTGAACTTTTCCAAACATCGGATATTTCAAAATATTGATAAATGGAATGAAGATGGGTTAGCGTGGCTGAAGCGTACGGGTAATTATAAGATTCATAACACAACAAAAAAAAGACCGTGCGAAGTGTTTCTCCTTGAAAAGCAACACTTACGACCAGTCTCAACGGCTACTGGCAGTTTACCTGCAGGTAGTCAAACTAAACTCCAATCTATTATAACAAGGACGGTTCGAAAGGACAATACGATTTGGTATAAATCTAATCGCTACTCAGTTCCTCTCGGAACATTTGAAAAGTATCCAGAAGTAGCAATATCTGAAGTCGACGATGCCTATTTAATGATCGTTGAAGTTGACACAGGGGAAATATTTGCGAAACATAAACTGTCTGTTGCAAAAGGAGAATTAATTCAAGATCGACAACATACGCGTGATCGAACAAAAGGGGTTACAGCTTATATACAGTCAGTAGCAGAAAAATTCGAAAATACAGATATGGCACTCTCTTTTCTAGAAACGATTAAATCAGCGTTTCCGCGATACATTAGGGATCAACTCCAGCTGATATCAAAAGAAATAAAATGTCATGAGCAGTCAATTATTAATGAAGCTTTAAAAGAATGTGTTAACCGGAAACTATTTTGTGCAACAGATTTTATCGATATGGTTCAGTACCTTGACCGACAACGACAAATGATTGTTACACCTCCAACTGATAACGATGAAACAACTAAAATACTTCATGAAAACAACCAATCGTTAGTGAATACGAAACCAGCAACCAGAGATATAAATGATTATTTGTCAGTATTGGCAGGTGATGTTTGATGAGTCAGTTTGCACAAGTGCAGGAGTTATTAAAGACACTCCGATTATCGGAAACATCTACTAGTATAACAAGACTAATTAAAGAAGCAGAATCAAACGAAGTTTCCTATACATCATTTCTACTAACGATATTAACATTTGAACAAAAGCGCCGGGAAGAAAAACAAACAGAAAAACGCTTAAAATGGGCTACATTTCCGTATCATAAAACGATGATCGACTTTAATCTTGATGAACAGAGATCATTAAGTAAAAAACAGTTTAATCAATTAAAAGAGCTAACATGGGTAGAGCAGCTGTACAACATTATTTTATTGGGACCGCCAGGTGCAGGGAAAACTTTATTAGCAATAGGATTAGGGATTGAGGCAATCAACCGCGGATATAAAGTTTCGTTTATTTCTATGGGTGATTTAATCCATACGTTAAAAACAGAAGAAATCACTCGAAAGTCACAGACTAGAATGAGCAGAATTAGAAATTCAAATTTAGTGATTATTGATGATCTTATGTTTATGGCAATGGATCAACGTGAAGCCAACCTATTTTTCCATTTAATAAACTATTTATATAATAATGCTTCTATTATACTCACATCAAATAAGGCCCCAAGTGATTGGGGCGAGTTGATGGGCGATTCAAGTATTACAGCAGCCATTTTAGATAGGATCATTCACCGAGCTGAAGTTATTCACTTAGATAATGACAGTTATCGAATGAAGCACCGATCTTCCATTTTTGGTGGAGAAAGTGTTCAAAGTTAATTGGCGAAAAGTGTTCATTTCTACTTGACGGTCACATCTAGGTCTTCACTTAGTTTAACGAC harbors:
- the istB gene encoding IS21-like element helper ATPase IstB; amino-acid sequence: MSQFAQVQELLKTLRLSETSTSITRLIKEAESNEVSYTSFLLTILTFEQKRREEKQTEKRLKWATFPYHKTMIDFNLDEQRSLSKKQFNQLKELTWVEQLYNIILLGPPGAGKTLLAIGLGIEAINRGYKVSFISMGDLIHTLKTEEITRKSQTRMSRIRNSNLVIIDDLMFMAMDQREANLFFHLINYLYNNASIILTSNKAPSDWGELMGDSSITAAILDRIIHRAEVIHLDNDSYRMKHRSSIFGGESVQS
- a CDS encoding histidine kinase, which gives rise to MSVHSYLAETVQFSLSLTLDRRAISISSDLSSRSVDFTILKDIYNLHNLLLDTIQNNPDIEYIFVVDQNLEIIIHTFGQDFKVSEDLLKANVLEGNEWGDDTQQLEFLNSEVGVIHDVVSPILGGEAGFIRVGLNEKQIYRTIDDVTFTIILSTVFIGLLGFIIAFFLTKYMYRDLTHIMNISKQVGTGNLECHVEIDSKDEIGLLAREFNTMITRLKIKKEENNHYLKVLQMRNSELELLHQLAVGSADIKNFEKHLENATERLIDELDMNSCTIEIELSDEKITTFKRNQRCQICSDDYETECIRLNHFTIPIEANQKNIGYIKGCFENKADDTTLKFMTSFARQLSVIAENVQLWKEIKYKEQLRLKLLDRVITAQEEERKRIARELHDETSQSITSIIVGLSLLHEHEISKEMKQKIAEIKEVTQQTLDEIHYISWSLRPSVLDDLGLIPAIKKYGIEYMKKYEIDIDIQVIGLNRLRLSSLIEVTIYRVIQEALTNAARHAEADNISIILKYAKGIATVIIEDDGKGFDAKQILNADLTKDHLGLKGMQERIESIGGKLVIESNKGIGTTIYVQDIWIGEEDLSETENNDS
- the istA gene encoding IS21 family transposase, whose protein sequence is MDKWQMYMEIQQLLKQGFSKSKVAGKLGVSRTTVYRYLKSTPSDMSEWVVQLESRRKKLDPFKELILSWLYSHPDMTAAQVYDWLQEKKQVKDVSESTVRAYVRELRLSYDISKETTMRDYEAVAELPMGEQIQVDFGQTVQKTIVGKTVRLYFIAFVLSHSRYKYKEWVDRPFTTKDVIRTHENAFQYFAGIPRELVYDQDALLVVSENGGDLILTKEFQAYKEDRKLTIWVCRKADPETKGKIENMVGFVKVNFSKHRIFQNIDKWNEDGLAWLKRTGNYKIHNTTKKRPCEVFLLEKQHLRPVSTATGSLPAGSQTKLQSIITRTVRKDNTIWYKSNRYSVPLGTFEKYPEVAISEVDDAYLMIVEVDTGEIFAKHKLSVAKGELIQDRQHTRDRTKGVTAYIQSVAEKFENTDMALSFLETIKSAFPRYIRDQLQLISKEIKCHEQSIINEALKECVNRKLFCATDFIDMVQYLDRQRQMIVTPPTDNDETTKILHENNQSLVNTKPATRDINDYLSVLAGDV
- a CDS encoding response regulator transcription factor, with the translated sequence MKPKIMIADDHGVLLSGIKLLLSKVEEWDIVGTVSCGEEAIKNAEKWKPDLILMDISMPGIGGIEATKQIKEKFPFIKIVMLTMFSEEDYLKKALKAGASGYVLKKAVDTELISAIKAVLQGETYIYPTMSSFLFKSFAETDNAKDKANECPLSAREMEVLKYVALGFTYQEIADELFVSVKTIETHKSRISDKLNMKKRSELVRYAASQGLISINE
- a CDS encoding multiheme c-type cytochrome; amino-acid sequence: MKKSRLLVYAVFFIAMAIIVSGCSSKDTAVPSPVVAADLSYYDKFVGPDKCADCHDDHTEKWETSWHTKKTAKGPNLGGGELVWDWVPEKWDEMDSYLILDQKDKDTIYLSTKKYELEEVDYTVGSIRKQRYMVYYDGSPQEAYLSTTENGGISWNIDKSTTVQFEGNLERAGYNFLYLELHAEDDIRTYGTWRSWQEQCIGCHTTGFNPDAWAEAKDEFINGEREDLRDTFITTVEISCESCHGPGKDHVEFPLREGNIINPVKLDMDDPTRKMVCEQCHTRAQTNLVYGNGANDNRGFMLGEHDYMDIMQYTRPAWGTGNRQVSIDGKGRRDHQQDMDMKLQDHIKGGETIHGQLACFDCHDSHNVGNNPDNPRTFGEVPVDNCRTCHGLESEERMEVLNGSLGWETFGYDNWDNEGGRNRTRQHVFNLDEEGRTFGLTPDQYIWAQKKDGNAAEEDGWESIWPWEQEHYEENGQKIYIGATPWKVGE